One window from the genome of Phocoena phocoena chromosome 15, mPhoPho1.1, whole genome shotgun sequence encodes:
- the BTBD3 gene encoding BTB/POZ domain-containing protein 3 isoform X2, with protein MAADIFPRKKPANSSSTTVQQYHQQNLSNNNLIPAPNWQGLYPTIRERNAVMFNNDLMADVHFVVGPPGGTQRLPGHKYVLAVGSSVFHAMFYGELAEDKDEIRIPDVDPAAFLAMLKYIYCDEIDLAADTVLATLYAAKKYIVPHLARACVNFLETSLSAKNACVLLSQSCLFEEPDLTQRCWEVIDAQAELALKSEGFCDIDFQTLESILRRETLNAKEIVVFEAALNWAEVECQRQDLALSIENKRKVLGKALYLIRIPTMALDDFANGAAQSGVLTLNETNDIFLWYTAAKKPELQFVSKARKGLVPQRCHRFQSCAYRSNQWRYRGRCDSIQFAVDKRVFIAGFGLYGSSCGSAEYSAKIELKRQGVVLGQNLSKYFSDGSSNTFPVWFEYPVQIEPDTFYTASVILDGNELSYFGQEGMTEVQCGKVTVQFQCSSDSTNGTGVQGGQIPELIFYA; from the exons atggcTGCTGATATATTCCCCCGAAAAAAACCAGCCAACTCCAGCAGCACCACTGTCCAGCAGTACCACCAGCAGAATCTCAGTAACAACAACCTTATTCCGGCCCCGAATTGGCAGGGTCTTTATCCCACCATTAGAGAGAG AAATGCAGTGATGTTCAATAATGATTTGATGGCAGATGTACATTTTGTGGTTGGGCCACCAGGTGGGACTCAGCGGTTGCCAGGACACAAA tATGTTTTAGCTGTTGGGAGCTCTGTTTTCCATGCAATGTTTTACGGAGAACTTGCCGAGGACAAAGATGAAATCCGTATACCAGATGTCGACCCTGCTGCTTTTCTCGCTATGCTGAA ATATATCTATTGTGATGAAATTGACTTGGCTGCTGACACAGTCTTGGCCACTCTTTATGCTGCCAAAAAGTATATCGTCCCTCACCTCGCCCGGGCCTGTGTCAATTTCCTGGAGACCAGCCTGAGCGCCAAGAACGCCTGTGTCCTCCTGTCCCAGAGCTGCCTGTTTGAGGAACCGGACCTGACCCAGCGGTGCTGGGAGGTGATCGACGCCCAGGCCGAGCTCGCTCTCAAGTCTGAGGGGTTCTGTGATATTGACTTCCAGACACTAGAAAGTATCCTCCGCAGGGAAACTCTGAATGCCAAAGAAATTGTGGTTTTCGAGGCAGCTCTCAACTGGGCTGAAGTGGAATGCCAGCGACAAGATCTGGCTTTGAGCATTGAAAACAAGCGCAAGGTCCTCGGGAAGGCGCTTTACTTGATCCGCATCCCGACCATGGCCCTGGACGATTTTGCAAACGGTGCTGCACAGTCTGGAGTCTTAACTCTGAATGAGACGAACGACATCTTCCTTTGGTACACCGCGGCCAAGAAGCCTGAGCTGCAGTTCGTGAGCAAAGCCCGCAAGGGCCTCGTCCCGCAGCGCTGCCACCGTTTCCAGTCGTGCGCCTACCGGAGCAACCAGTGGCGCTACCGGGGCCGCTGCGACAGCATCCAGTTCGCCGTCGACAAGAGGGTGTTCATCGCGGGCTTCGGGCTGTACGGCTCCAGCTGCGGCTCAGCCGAGTACAGTGCCAAGATCGAACTCAAGCGGCAGGGTGTCGTCCTGGGGCAGAACTTGAGCAAGTACTTCTCAGACGGCTCCAGCAACACCTTCCCCGTGTGGTTTGAGTACCCGGTGCAGATTGAGCCAGACACCTTCTACACGGCCAGCGTGATCCTGGACGGCAATGAGCTCAGCTACTTTGGACAGGAAGGCATGACAGAAGTCCAGTGTGGCAAAGTCACTGTCCAGTTCCAGTGCTCGTCGGACAGCACCAACGGCACTGGGGTGCAGGGGGGTCAGATCCCCGAACTTATATTCTACGCTTGA
- the BTBD3 gene encoding BTB/POZ domain-containing protein 3 isoform X1 encodes MVDDKEKNMKCLTFFLMLPETVKNRSKKSSKKTNPSSSSSSSSSSSKLPPVCYEIITLKTKKKKKMAADIFPRKKPANSSSTTVQQYHQQNLSNNNLIPAPNWQGLYPTIRERNAVMFNNDLMADVHFVVGPPGGTQRLPGHKYVLAVGSSVFHAMFYGELAEDKDEIRIPDVDPAAFLAMLKYIYCDEIDLAADTVLATLYAAKKYIVPHLARACVNFLETSLSAKNACVLLSQSCLFEEPDLTQRCWEVIDAQAELALKSEGFCDIDFQTLESILRRETLNAKEIVVFEAALNWAEVECQRQDLALSIENKRKVLGKALYLIRIPTMALDDFANGAAQSGVLTLNETNDIFLWYTAAKKPELQFVSKARKGLVPQRCHRFQSCAYRSNQWRYRGRCDSIQFAVDKRVFIAGFGLYGSSCGSAEYSAKIELKRQGVVLGQNLSKYFSDGSSNTFPVWFEYPVQIEPDTFYTASVILDGNELSYFGQEGMTEVQCGKVTVQFQCSSDSTNGTGVQGGQIPELIFYA; translated from the exons ATGGTAGATGAcaaggaaaagaacatgaaatgtCTCACCTTCTTCTTGATGCTTCCAGAGACGGTAAAGAACAGGTCCAAGAAAAGCTCGAAGAAAACAAATcccagcagtagcagcagcagcagcagcagcagcagcaagttGCCTCCAGTTTGTTATGAAATAATTACCTTGAAgactaaaaagaagaagaagatggcTGCTGATATATTCCCCCGAAAAAAACCAGCCAACTCCAGCAGCACCACTGTCCAGCAGTACCACCAGCAGAATCTCAGTAACAACAACCTTATTCCGGCCCCGAATTGGCAGGGTCTTTATCCCACCATTAGAGAGAG AAATGCAGTGATGTTCAATAATGATTTGATGGCAGATGTACATTTTGTGGTTGGGCCACCAGGTGGGACTCAGCGGTTGCCAGGACACAAA tATGTTTTAGCTGTTGGGAGCTCTGTTTTCCATGCAATGTTTTACGGAGAACTTGCCGAGGACAAAGATGAAATCCGTATACCAGATGTCGACCCTGCTGCTTTTCTCGCTATGCTGAA ATATATCTATTGTGATGAAATTGACTTGGCTGCTGACACAGTCTTGGCCACTCTTTATGCTGCCAAAAAGTATATCGTCCCTCACCTCGCCCGGGCCTGTGTCAATTTCCTGGAGACCAGCCTGAGCGCCAAGAACGCCTGTGTCCTCCTGTCCCAGAGCTGCCTGTTTGAGGAACCGGACCTGACCCAGCGGTGCTGGGAGGTGATCGACGCCCAGGCCGAGCTCGCTCTCAAGTCTGAGGGGTTCTGTGATATTGACTTCCAGACACTAGAAAGTATCCTCCGCAGGGAAACTCTGAATGCCAAAGAAATTGTGGTTTTCGAGGCAGCTCTCAACTGGGCTGAAGTGGAATGCCAGCGACAAGATCTGGCTTTGAGCATTGAAAACAAGCGCAAGGTCCTCGGGAAGGCGCTTTACTTGATCCGCATCCCGACCATGGCCCTGGACGATTTTGCAAACGGTGCTGCACAGTCTGGAGTCTTAACTCTGAATGAGACGAACGACATCTTCCTTTGGTACACCGCGGCCAAGAAGCCTGAGCTGCAGTTCGTGAGCAAAGCCCGCAAGGGCCTCGTCCCGCAGCGCTGCCACCGTTTCCAGTCGTGCGCCTACCGGAGCAACCAGTGGCGCTACCGGGGCCGCTGCGACAGCATCCAGTTCGCCGTCGACAAGAGGGTGTTCATCGCGGGCTTCGGGCTGTACGGCTCCAGCTGCGGCTCAGCCGAGTACAGTGCCAAGATCGAACTCAAGCGGCAGGGTGTCGTCCTGGGGCAGAACTTGAGCAAGTACTTCTCAGACGGCTCCAGCAACACCTTCCCCGTGTGGTTTGAGTACCCGGTGCAGATTGAGCCAGACACCTTCTACACGGCCAGCGTGATCCTGGACGGCAATGAGCTCAGCTACTTTGGACAGGAAGGCATGACAGAAGTCCAGTGTGGCAAAGTCACTGTCCAGTTCCAGTGCTCGTCGGACAGCACCAACGGCACTGGGGTGCAGGGGGGTCAGATCCCCGAACTTATATTCTACGCTTGA